In Actinomadura luteofluorescens, the sequence AGGGCGGCTGCTGCCCGCCCCGGCCCGGTTGCGGTGGCCAGGGCGCGTTCGGGGGGTTGCCCACCGGAACTCCTCCAGAGGGGGCGTCGTGATCCTTCCAGCCGAGGGTAACCGTAGAGTTCGCGGCGGGATGGACATCGAGCTTCGCGGCGTCGCCGCCGCACAGGGCTGGCCCGCTCCGGGGTGCCGGTGCGCGTCGTGCGGCCGGCTGCGCGCGGCGGGAGTGCGGCACGAGCCGTTCGCCGCCGCGATCGACGGCGTCGCGCTGGAGGACCTGCCGCGCACGGAGGTCCCCGGCGGGTACGAGGTCCTCGCGCCCGGCGGAGGGCGCGCGCTGGTGGCGGCGGGCCCGGGGGCCAGGCCCGAGCCGTCCGCGGGTGTCGAGTACGGGGCCGTGCTCCTGGACATGGCCGGGTCCCCGGACCATCTGGGATACCTGCGCCACACCGGTGCCGTGACGCCGCTGACGCAGGTCGTGGCCGTTCACGTCGACCACCGCTTGCCCTCGCCGTCCGAGCTGGAGCGGCGCACGGACTTCTGGAAGCGCTCCGAGCAGGGCCCGTTCCGGACGCTGCTCCTCGGCGGGAGCAGGTCGGGCAAGTCGGCCGAGGCAGAGCTGCGCCTGGCCGCGTGCTCGGACGTCCTCTACATCGCGACGGGCCCCCTCCGGGACGACGACCCCGAATGGGCGGAACGCGTCGCCGCGCACCGGCTGCGCCGTCCGGCATGGTGGCGCACCACCGAGACGACCGAGCTCGCCGGCGCACTCGCTTCGGCCAGCGGCCCGGTGCTGGTGGACGGCGTCGGCACCTGGCTCGCGGCCGCGATGTCCGAGACGGACGCCTGGGAGGAGCCGTCGCGGGTGCTGCCGCTCGTGGACGGCCTCGTCGCCGCCTGGCGGGGCACGGCGGCGCGGGTGGTCGCGGTGAGCGACGAGGTCGGGCTGTCGCTGGTGCCGACCACCGTGTCCGGGCGCGCGTTCCGCGACGTCCTCGGCCAGGTCAACCAGCGGCTCGCGGCCGAGTCGGAGGAGGCGGCGCTGGTGGTCGCGGGCCGCGTCATGGAACTCCGGTGACCGTCAGGAACGTCCCGATGCCCGACGGCCTGCGGCTGGCGGTCACGCTGCTCACCGTCGTCCCGCTGGGCACCGGCCGGGTCGACCGGGGCACCGCGCGCTCGGCGATGCTGCTCGCCCCCGCCGTCGGCCTGATCCCGGGCGGGGCCGCCGCGCTGGTCCTGCTGGCGGGCGGCCCTCTCGGCCTGTCCGGCCTGCTCACGGCGGCGCTCGCGGTGGCCGCCTCGGCCGCTGTCACCCGCGCCCTGCATCTGGACGGTCTCGCCGACCTCGCCGACGGCCTCGGGAGCGGGCGCCCCGCCGCCGGGGCCCTGGAGATCATGAAGCGGTCCGACATCGGCCCGTTCGGCGTCGTCACGCTGCTGCTGACGCTGCTGGTCCAGGTCGCCGCCCTGGCGTCGGCGCCGCATCCCGCCCTCGCCGCGATCACCGCGGCGGTCACCGGCCGGCTGGCGCTCGCCTGGGCCTGCCGCACGGGCGTGCCGTCCGCGCGGCCCGGCGGCCTCGGCGCGCTGGTCGCGGGCACCGTGCCGGCGCGCGCGGCGGTCGCCGCCACGGCCGCCGTGCTGGCCGCCGCGGCGGCCGCGGGCCTGGCCGCCGGTGGCACCGGCGGCGCCCTGCACGGCGCGGCGGCGGTGGCCGCCGGGACCGGCGCGGCCCTGGCGGTGCTCCGCCGCGCCGTCCGCCGCCTCGGCGGCGTGACCGGCGACGTGTTCGGCTCCCTCGTCGAGGTCGCCGCGACGGCCGCGCTGGTCGCCCTCGCGGCGCTGCCCTGAGGGCGCGGCGGCCGCCGGGAGGGCAATGCTTGATCCAAAAGGGCGAAAGCGGTCACCAGGAGGACTAACATCGGGCTACGTGACGAGCATCAGCCTTGACAGCGCAGACCTGGCCGGCCTCGACGTCGACGCGATCGTGATCGGCGTCGCCCCCGCCGGGGCGGGTGCCGCACCGGCCGACGGCGCGGAGGCGATCGACCGCGCCATGGACGGCAGGCTCGCGGACGCGCTGGGCGCGCTCGGCGCCACCGGCAAGGCCGGCGAGGTGACCCGGCTGCCCTCGCTCGGCGCCGTCCCAGCCAGGGTCATCGTGGCCGCCGGGCTCGGCGAGGACCCCTCCGCCGAAGACCTGCGCCGCGCCGCCGGGGCCGCCGTCCGCTCCCTCGCGGGCACCGCCCGGGTCGCGGTCGCGCTCCCCGCCTCCGGCGCCGAGGGCGTCGAGGCCGTCGCGCTGGGCTCGCTGCTCGGCGCCTACTCCTTCGACGCCTTCCGCACCGGCGACGGCCACAAGAGCCCCGTCGAGGAGATCCGCCTGATCGCGCCCGCGTCCGAGGAGGCCGCCCTCGGGCGCGCCCGCACCCTCGCCGCGTCGGTCACGCTCGTCCGCGACCTGGTGAACACCCCGCCCTCCCACCTGTCCCCCGAGGACTTCGCCGGCGAGGCCGAGCGGGTCGCCGCCGAGACCGGCCTCGCCATCGAGGTGCTGGACGAGAAGGCCCTCGTCGAGGGCGGGTACGGCGGCATCGCGGGCGTCGGGCAGGGGTCGGTGAACCCGCCGCGGCTCGTCCGGCTCGCCTACACCCACCCGGAGGCCGGCAGGACGCTCGCCCTCGTCGGCAAGGGCATCACGTTCGACTCCGGCGGCCTGTCCCTCAAGCCGACCGACGCGATGGACTGGATGAAGTCCGACATGGGCGGCGCGGCCGCGGTGCTCGGCGCGCTCGCCGCCATCGCCGAGCTGCGCCCCGCGGTCAACGTCGTCGGCTACCTCGCCCTCGCCGAGAACATGCCGAGCGGCACCGCGCAGCGCCCGTCCGACGTGCTGCGCATCTACGGCGGCAAGACCGTGGAGGTCCTCAACACCGACGCCGAGGGCCGGCTCGTCATGGCCGACGCCCTCGTCCGCGCGGGCGAGGACTCCCCCGACCTCATCGTGGACGTCGCCACCCTGACCGGCGCGCAGCTCGTCGCGCTCGGCACCCGGACCACCGGCGTCATGGCCAACGACGACGACGTGCGCGAGAAGGTGGTCGCGGCCGCCGGGCGCGCGGGCGAGCCCTCCTGGGGCATGCCGCTGCCCCCGGAGCTGCGCAAGGGCCTCGACTCGGCGGTCGCCGACATCGCCAACATCAGCGGCGAGCGCTGGGGCGGCATGCTGGTCGCCGGGACGTTCCTCAAGGAGTTCGTGCCGGACGGCGTCAAGTGGGCGCACCTCGACATCGCGGGCCCCGCCTTCCACAAGGGCGAGCCGTACGGGTACACGCCGAAGGGCGGCACCGGCGCCGCCGCGCGCACCCTGGTCCAGATCGCCGAGGACGTCGCCGCGGGCGTCCTCTAGGAGGACACCGGGCCCCGCCCGCTGTGAGCGGGCGGAGAACAGAATAGGTTTTCTTGTGGCGGTGGGGGCCCGGTCTGCCGGTGCGCCCCGCCCCGCCCAGGGCGCCGCGATCCACGCGGCGCCACAACCGGGGAAAGGGAGCGTCCAGTGGCCAACAACGGCCCCTTCGACATCGTCGTCCTGGGTGCCGGCAGCGGCGGCTATGCGTGCGCGCTGCGCGCCGCCGAGCTCGGCATGTCGGTCGCGCTCATCGAGCGGGACGAGTCGCTCGGCGGAACGTGCCTCAACCGCGGCTGCATCCCCACCAAGGCGCTGCTGCACGCGGCCGAGGTGGCGGACCAGTCCCGCGAGGCGGCGAAGTTCGGCGTGAAGGCCACCTTCGAGGGCATCGACGTCGCCGGGGTGAACGCCTACAAGGACAAGGTCGTCTCGACGACCGTCAAGGGCCTCACCGGGCTGATCAAGTCCCGGGGCATCGAGGTCGTGCACGGCACCGGGCGGCTGACCGGCCCCACCGCGGTCGAGGTCGAGACCGCCGAGGGCACCCGCCGCATCGAGGGCGGGCACATCGTGCTCGGCACCGGGTCGGCGCCGAAGTCGCTGCCCGGCCTGGACATCGACGGCGAGCGGGTCATCTCCAGCGACCACGCGCTGCGGCTGGAGCACGTCCCCGGCTCGGTCGTCATCCTCGGCGGCGGCGTCATCGGCGTGGAGTTCGCCAGCGTGTGGCGCTCGTTCGGCGCCGAGGTCACGATCGTCGAGGCGCTGCCGCACCTGCTCCCGCTGGAGGAGGAGACCAGCTCCAAGCGGCTGGAGCGCGCCTTCCGCAAGCGCGGCATCAAGTTCGAGCTCGGCACCCGGTTCCAGAGCGCCAAGACGACGCAGGGCGGCGTCTCGGTCACCCTGGAGGACGGCAAGACCATTGACGCGGAGCTGCTGCTCGTGGCGGTGGGCCGCGGACCGGTCTCCGACGGCATCGGCCTGGCCGAGGCCGGCGTCGAGACCGAGCGCGGGTTCGTCAAGGTCGACGAGTACTGCCGGACGAGCGTCCCCACGATCTCCGCGGTCGGCGACCTCGTCCCCACCCCCCAGCTGGCCCACGTCGGCTTCGCCGAGGGCATCCTCGTCGCCGAGCGGCTGAGCGGGCTGACCCCGCCGCCGATCGACTACGACGGCGTCCCTCGCATCACCTACTCCGACCCCGAGGTGGCCTCGGTCGGCATCACGTCCGCCGTGGCCCGTGAGCGCGGGTACGAGATCAAGGAGGTCACCTACGACCTGGCCGGCAACCCCAAGAGCAAGATCCTGGGGACGCAGGGCGAGGTCAAGGTGATCGCGGCCGTGGACGGCCCCGTCCTCGGCCTCCACATGGTCGGCGCACGCGTCGGCGAGCTCATCGCGGAGGGGCAGCTCATCTACAACTGGGAGGCCCTGCCCGGCGAGGTCGCCCAGCTGATCCACCCCCACCCGACCCAGTCCGAGGCGGTCGGCGAGGCGCACCTCGCCCTCGCCGGCAAACCACTGCACGTGCACGGCTGAGAAGCCGCACAAGTATTCCGAAGGAGTGCGCTGAGACATGCCGGTCTCCGTCACCATGCCCCAGCTCGGCGAGAGCGTCACCGAGGGCACCGTCACCCGCTGGCTCAAGAAGGAGGGCGAGCGCGTCGAGACCGACGAGCCGCTCCTGGAGGTGTCGACCGACAAGGTCGACACCGAGATCCCCTCCCCAGCCTCGGGCATCCTCACCAGCATCACCGTCGCCGAGGACGAGACCGTCGAGGTCGGCGCCGAGCTGGCCGTCATCGGCGATGAGGGCGAGGCTCCGTCCGGCGGCGGCGCCCCGGCCGCCGAGGAGCAGGAGCCCGAGCCGCAGCCGAAGGCGGAGCCCCAGCAGGAGGCCCCGCAGCAGGCGCAGCCCCAGGCGCAGCAGGCACCGCCGCCCGCCGCGTGGCCGCCGCCCGCGCAGCAGCAGCCGGCCGCCCCGCCGTCCCCGGCGCCGCAGCCGCAGGCCCAGCAGCAGCCGCCCGCGCCGGCCCCGGCGGCCAAGCCCGCCCAGCAGCCTTCGGAGCCGGGCGAGGGCCCGTACGTCACGCCGCTGGTCCGCAAGCTGGCCGCCGAGCACAGCGTCGACCTCGGCACGGTCAAGGGCACCGGCGTCGGCGGCCGCATCCGCAAGCAGGACGTCCTGGAGGCGGCCCGCGCCGCCCAGCAGCAGGCCGCCCAGCAGCAGGCCGCGCCCGCCGCCCCGCCCGCGCCCGCCCCGGCCCAGGCCCAGGCCCCCGCCGGACGGCACGCCGCCCCGGCGCCCGCCGGCGCCCCCGCCGAGCAGATGGCGCTGCGCGGCCGGACCGAGAAGATGTCGCGCATGCGGCAGACGATCGCCCGCCGCATGGTCGAGTCGCTGCAGGTGTCCGCGCAGCTCACCACCGTGGTCGAGGTGGACATCACCAAGATCGCGCGGCTGCGGGAGCAGGCCAAGGCCGACTTCCAGGCCCGCGAGGGCGTCAAGCTGTCGTTCATGCCGTTCTTCGCGATGGCGACGGTCGAGGCCCTCAAGGCCCACCCGAAGCTGAACGCGGTCATCAACGGCGAGACCAACGAGGTCACCTACCACGAGGTCGAGAACCTCTCCATCGCGGTGGACGTGCCCGAGCGCGGCCTGATGGTCCCGGTCGTGCACAACGCGGGCCAGCTCAACCTCGGCGGCCTCGCGCAGCGGATCGCCGACATCGCCGAGCGCACCCGCACCAACAAGGTGAGCCCGGACGAGCTGGCCGGCGGCACGTTCACGCTGACCAACACCGGCAGCCGCGGCGCCCTGTTCGACACGCCGATCCTCAACCAGCCGCAGGTCGGCATGCTCGGCACCGGCGCCGTCGTCAAGCGCCCGGCCGTCATCGACGACCCGGAGCTGGGCGAGGTCATCGCGGTCCGGTCGATGGTCTACCTGGCGCTGACCTACGACCACCGCCTGATCGACGGCGCGGACGCGGCCCGCTTCCTCGCCACGGTCAAGCACCGCCTGGAGGAGGGCAACTTCGAGGCCGAACTCGGCCTCTGACCCCTCCCGCACGTCCGCCGGACCCCGCCGCGCCCGCACGGGCGGCGGGGTCCCGCGCGTCCGGGGAAACGCGGGACCCGCCGGGGAGAACCGGCGTCCGGCGGCTCCGTCCCTCTACGCTGGGGATATGAGGATCACCGTCACGGGCTCGTCGGGCCTCATCGGCTCGGCGCTGGTGGAGTCGCTCCGGCGGGACGGCCACGACGTCGTCCGGCTGGTGCGCAGGGAGCCGTCCCGGCCCGACGAGGCGCGCTGGTCGCCGGCCGACGGCTGCGTCGACAAGCAGTCGCTGGAGGGCGCCGACGCCGTCGTGCACCTGGCGGGCGCCGGGGTCGGCGACCGGCCGTGGACGAAGGCGTACAAGCAGAAGATCCGCGACAGCCGCCTGGTCGGCACCCGCACGCTCGCCGAGGCGATCGCGGCGGCCTCGCCCCGGCCCCGCGTGCTGGTCTGCGGGTCGGCGATCGGCTACTACGGCGACACCGGCGACCGCGAGGTCGACGAGGACTCCCCCGCCGGGGAGGGCTTCCTCGCCGACGTCGTCCGCGACTGGGAGGCCGCGGCCGCGCCCGCGCGCGAGGCCGGGGTCCGGGTCGTGCACCCGCGGACGGGCGTCGTGCTGGCCCGCGAGGGCGGCGTCCTCGGGCGCACCCTTCCGCTGTTCAGGTTCGGCGTCGGCGGCGACCTCGGCGACGGCCGGCAGTGGACGAGCTGGATCTCCCTCCCCGACGAGGTCGCGGCCCTGCGGTTCCTCGTCGACACCGAGATCGCCGGGCCGGTCAACCTGACCGCCCCGAACCCGGTGACCAACGACGCCTACACCAAGGCGGTCGGCCGCGCCCTGCACCGCCCGGCGCGGCTGTCGGTCCCGAAGTTCGCGCTGCGCGCCGCGCTCGGCGGCTTCGCCGACGAGGGGCCGCTGGTCAGCCAGCGGGTCCTGCCCCGCCGGCTGCTGGACGCGGGGTTCCGGTTCGCGCACGAGGACGTCGACTCGGCCATCGCCGCCGTCCTCTGAGTCCCAAGAATCGTCAAAGTCCCACCCGCTCCCGTTCGGTAGTCATACGGTGACAATGAGACAGATGGCCTACGAGGGGGATGCATGAGCACCGACGGACAGCCGCACATCCTCGCGATCGGCGGAGGCACCTTCGTGCCGGACGGCCGGGAGGGGCTCGCCCCGAGCCCGCTGCTGCGCTACGCGTTCGATCTGACGGGCCAGGACCGCCCCCGGGTGTGCTTCCTGACGACGGCGGTCGGCGACGGCGCCGAGTACATCGCGCGCTCCTACGCC encodes:
- a CDS encoding TIGR01777 family oxidoreductase, whose protein sequence is MRITVTGSSGLIGSALVESLRRDGHDVVRLVRREPSRPDEARWSPADGCVDKQSLEGADAVVHLAGAGVGDRPWTKAYKQKIRDSRLVGTRTLAEAIAAASPRPRVLVCGSAIGYYGDTGDREVDEDSPAGEGFLADVVRDWEAAAAPAREAGVRVVHPRTGVVLAREGGVLGRTLPLFRFGVGGDLGDGRQWTSWISLPDEVAALRFLVDTEIAGPVNLTAPNPVTNDAYTKAVGRALHRPARLSVPKFALRAALGGFADEGPLVSQRVLPRRLLDAGFRFAHEDVDSAIAAVL
- a CDS encoding bifunctional adenosylcobinamide kinase/adenosylcobinamide-phosphate guanylyltransferase codes for the protein MDIELRGVAAAQGWPAPGCRCASCGRLRAAGVRHEPFAAAIDGVALEDLPRTEVPGGYEVLAPGGGRALVAAGPGARPEPSAGVEYGAVLLDMAGSPDHLGYLRHTGAVTPLTQVVAVHVDHRLPSPSELERRTDFWKRSEQGPFRTLLLGGSRSGKSAEAELRLAACSDVLYIATGPLRDDDPEWAERVAAHRLRRPAWWRTTETTELAGALASASGPVLVDGVGTWLAAAMSETDAWEEPSRVLPLVDGLVAAWRGTAARVVAVSDEVGLSLVPTTVSGRAFRDVLGQVNQRLAAESEEAALVVAGRVMELR
- a CDS encoding leucyl aminopeptidase, whose amino-acid sequence is MLDPKGRKRSPGGLTSGYVTSISLDSADLAGLDVDAIVIGVAPAGAGAAPADGAEAIDRAMDGRLADALGALGATGKAGEVTRLPSLGAVPARVIVAAGLGEDPSAEDLRRAAGAAVRSLAGTARVAVALPASGAEGVEAVALGSLLGAYSFDAFRTGDGHKSPVEEIRLIAPASEEAALGRARTLAASVTLVRDLVNTPPSHLSPEDFAGEAERVAAETGLAIEVLDEKALVEGGYGGIAGVGQGSVNPPRLVRLAYTHPEAGRTLALVGKGITFDSGGLSLKPTDAMDWMKSDMGGAAAVLGALAAIAELRPAVNVVGYLALAENMPSGTAQRPSDVLRIYGGKTVEVLNTDAEGRLVMADALVRAGEDSPDLIVDVATLTGAQLVALGTRTTGVMANDDDVREKVVAAAGRAGEPSWGMPLPPELRKGLDSAVADIANISGERWGGMLVAGTFLKEFVPDGVKWAHLDIAGPAFHKGEPYGYTPKGGTGAAARTLVQIAEDVAAGVL
- the sucB gene encoding 2-oxoglutarate dehydrogenase, E2 component, dihydrolipoamide succinyltransferase, with the translated sequence MPVSVTMPQLGESVTEGTVTRWLKKEGERVETDEPLLEVSTDKVDTEIPSPASGILTSITVAEDETVEVGAELAVIGDEGEAPSGGGAPAAEEQEPEPQPKAEPQQEAPQQAQPQAQQAPPPAAWPPPAQQQPAAPPSPAPQPQAQQQPPAPAPAAKPAQQPSEPGEGPYVTPLVRKLAAEHSVDLGTVKGTGVGGRIRKQDVLEAARAAQQQAAQQQAAPAAPPAPAPAQAQAPAGRHAAPAPAGAPAEQMALRGRTEKMSRMRQTIARRMVESLQVSAQLTTVVEVDITKIARLREQAKADFQAREGVKLSFMPFFAMATVEALKAHPKLNAVINGETNEVTYHEVENLSIAVDVPERGLMVPVVHNAGQLNLGGLAQRIADIAERTRTNKVSPDELAGGTFTLTNTGSRGALFDTPILNQPQVGMLGTGAVVKRPAVIDDPELGEVIAVRSMVYLALTYDHRLIDGADAARFLATVKHRLEEGNFEAELGL
- the lpdA gene encoding dihydrolipoyl dehydrogenase gives rise to the protein MANNGPFDIVVLGAGSGGYACALRAAELGMSVALIERDESLGGTCLNRGCIPTKALLHAAEVADQSREAAKFGVKATFEGIDVAGVNAYKDKVVSTTVKGLTGLIKSRGIEVVHGTGRLTGPTAVEVETAEGTRRIEGGHIVLGTGSAPKSLPGLDIDGERVISSDHALRLEHVPGSVVILGGGVIGVEFASVWRSFGAEVTIVEALPHLLPLEEETSSKRLERAFRKRGIKFELGTRFQSAKTTQGGVSVTLEDGKTIDAELLLVAVGRGPVSDGIGLAEAGVETERGFVKVDEYCRTSVPTISAVGDLVPTPQLAHVGFAEGILVAERLSGLTPPPIDYDGVPRITYSDPEVASVGITSAVARERGYEIKEVTYDLAGNPKSKILGTQGEVKVIAAVDGPVLGLHMVGARVGELIAEGQLIYNWEALPGEVAQLIHPHPTQSEAVGEAHLALAGKPLHVHG
- a CDS encoding adenosylcobinamide-GDP ribazoletransferase — translated: MTVRNVPMPDGLRLAVTLLTVVPLGTGRVDRGTARSAMLLAPAVGLIPGGAAALVLLAGGPLGLSGLLTAALAVAASAAVTRALHLDGLADLADGLGSGRPAAGALEIMKRSDIGPFGVVTLLLTLLVQVAALASAPHPALAAITAAVTGRLALAWACRTGVPSARPGGLGALVAGTVPARAAVAATAAVLAAAAAAGLAAGGTGGALHGAAAVAAGTGAALAVLRRAVRRLGGVTGDVFGSLVEVAATAALVALAALP